CGTGCTGCTCGACGTACACGGGCGGGCCGCCGGTCCAGCCGGTGAGGAACAGGTAGAGCTTCTCGCGCGACGCCTTGAGGCTGGCCGCGTGCAGCGCGCGCACCGTGCGGGCCTCGGGCGCGGTGTCCATCAGGTCGTAGAAGCGGTCCACCAGGCGGCGGATGCCGGCGTCGCCGCCGAGCTGCTCGTACGGCGTGGGCGCCGGCGTGGGGCTGGGCGTGGGGGACGACATGCTCGAAAGCTAAAGCGTGGCGGAACCGAACACGCCGCGCAGGAAGCCCTCCACCTCCCCGTGCAGCTCGGCGTGGAACGCGGCGCGGTCGAAGCCCGGCGGGTCCTGCGACGGCGCGAAGCCCGCGTGCGTCATCGCCGGCGGGAAGGGGCCGAGGAAGGAGAAGTGGCCCGCGTTCGGCACCACGCGATGCGTCAGCGGCGTCTCCGGCGGCAGGCCGCGCTTCACGATCACCGCGTGCCCCTCGGGCGTGTGCGGATCGTGCTCCGCCGTCAGCATCAGGATCGGCACGCGCACGTCGCGCA
This Roseisolibacter agri DNA region includes the following protein-coding sequences:
- a CDS encoding group II truncated hemoglobin, coding for MSSPTPSPTPAPTPYEQLGGDAGIRRLVDRFYDLMDTAPEARTVRALHAASLKASREKLYLFLTGWTGGPPVYVEQHGHPRLRMRHFPFRIAERERDEWLWCMDRALDEQEMPDALRTMLREKLHALADHMRNHPG